The sequence cttttgctggcgaggataggggagctaaatgtcaaagatggaaaatccatacgatttgacaggtatgtaccacacatgtttcggacagcagaacaaagggaacagtagcgacaatctttatctagtaactaaaatatcttttgttcacccatataggcaagtgagttggagagaagaagtgctcagatatgaaccaatacgaacagaaaaacctgtgaaaagtatgggtataatgggcgagtatcacggaagaaaattcaagtgagccatccaattatcaaaaacagctcgatttcagctaaaaacatcgctggaagaaggatgactttcgaaatcaagtcatgttatctgacgaaagcaagtacagcgtatttggatcaaatggccgatgtatggtatggcggaaaaggaatattgagatagagccgcagaatctcttttgagcagtaaagcatggtgggggctccgtcatagtctctgaggtgcttgagcgcaaccggtgtgggaaaatttcacattattgaaggaattatgtatcacaaaatgttcatccgTATTTTGAGGCAAAATTTTGACGCAAGTGCTGAAAAATTGGGCTTACAGGGAACATACATCTTACAGGGTGATAATTACCTCAAGCACGCAGCCCAAAGTACTGAGCTGTAGCAACTCTATAATaccccaatcaactcaaaacgcctcctcagagcccagatatgaatccaatttaactccattggaaggttctggacgacaaacttttcgtgaaattcgtgaaagtcatatttccaacaacaacgaaataaaattagtgttgaaaaaagaatggaagaatattccgtcCCCCGTTACGActaatttggtcagttccatgccacaagaactacagcccgttatagatacacaggggaatccaacgaaatattgaattccattctacaactcttgttttcgtttcaaaagcgcgctaaacctgagtagacgaatactttttgagtccgtatttaatgaattgttatgttttgttacctttgttttgttattgttttatttttctgtttgatttttaacaataaagttgaattgattaatttgctacacaatgtaatcgatagttttaattttttgagcttactagattctatctttgacattttctagaaaacacacagctagacgaatactttttggactcactgtatataataaaaataagttgATATTTCCTTCCTGATGATTTAACTCGCAAACGGATTGATCGACTTGCAAGATTGTTTCCctgatcgattcgttttgggatccgcaatgtTTGTACGTACAAAAAGTTAGTGAACTTAACGgggaaatataaaaaatcattggaatacaattttgggtcagctgtttagcaagacaaaacaaacgcacggaaattgatctagagtgcggtgctgcaaatagttcgatgtgacatttgcaacacccgaaCAAATCTGGGTATTTTTCGCAAGTTCTTAATAAATTCATCATaataacgggcttggtggtcatatggctaccgcttctgcctcatacgcaggaggtcgtgggttcaatcccaggcccgttccattcctcctactttgtatcttttcatatatttctcatgttctagcaatcgctagaactggaaatgggctttcatccCGTTTCCATCCCTTCTATCTCCCTACACCTataacttgattagttctaacaggtaactgttagaattcgaaatgagccaaaaaaaaaaactcgtttcggcatccaattagaattatactccaccctttcattactatcacattggcaacccgttaaccaagacgaacctctgccgtaAAACCtaaccccagattccaataaaattccgcaggaactcgtggcgagtgcagaggtgttctcggcttgcagtgggcgagtgactgcatcatcaattccttcccatccccgatgaccgtgaggacgtggccagcgccgttatcgaccattcaaaatactagagctctcggactgtgcacattgaggttggagagcaaatcccatgcttccatccattggttccctgtgcaattgcgattgttctggtcgatcatggagtagcaactacgaaatgcacggtcatcatgctcatgctcatgctcatgctcagttCTTAATAAATTCATCATAACATTGGTGCGGCAAATAGGCCAATCTTCCTAGATGTTCGATTCCACGCCTTTCTGCCAATCGGTATCAGTAACTCCGTCTATGTTGGCTGGtagtattatttttactgatttagacatttaccagaatttttataacatcggttcatCATAagcgaggtagggctttaggcaaggatgttaacgatcattcagtaatttgcgttcgatcatttagtactttgtcaataacacatgaagctgaatttcaaattatgttgtatggtggacttctagtgcgaaggtttttctacaactttgcctaatggttcgttgtttgaattccattattaacggagttatagctatataggctagatgtaccagttgtggctatagcaccagttgtcgcattaGTGCTTTaaatgccaaatggccaatcaaatcgcCGCAacccaagttcatatcgataaagcatattcatatgatacgataaaacctttgatctcctccaaaacaagcaaagcataattgtaaaaattgattttgcttaatttttgacgtcctttgcaccagttgtcgcactagtggtccctatttggccagtcccataagaaaacaatgggatttgccaaatagggaaccaaaattaagaatagtgccataactggtgcatgcgttcctattatggattaatcaattttgatgattataacaaattttattgtggttttcacagctgttctaaggagcaggaagtaaaacctttcacttgatatataaagtccacccacatgccttttacttattttttaaaaaatagttgttcttatgtatggcgacaattggtacacccaccctagtttctgtaacttagactaaatgataacaaaattccaatcatttagtttaagttactgcaactagcgctctaactccgttattagttgaattctaataacgaaccattaggcaaagttgtagaaaaatcttcgcactagaagtccaccatacaacatattttgaaattcagcttctggaatgtgttattgacaaactactaaatggtcgaacgcaaattactgaatgatcgttaacatccttggcttTAGAACCTAATTGACCCAAGCGGCTTGGTCAAGATGCCGCAAGCATGAACCCCGAAGCACAGTACAACAGCTTTTAGTATAGTGGAACCACATGTCAATATACTTAGACCTTTTCTTTTGCTGATCCAATGCAACGAAATCCAGACAGCTGTCCTCATAGATAATGGTTGGTTTCTGTTGACTTTCGTTCAGCTCCTCTAGCAACCTACACAACCACATGGCCTCCTGCGTAGCCTCCAAGAGGGCCACATATGCAGCCTTCATGGTCGATACAGCAACACATCTTTGCTTTCTGCTCACCCAAGTAACGGCTGCTCCTCCTAGGCGGAACACGTATCCAGTGCACGATTTTCGGTCAGCACTATCGCCCGCCCAGTCAGCATCACAGAAACCCGACAACAGCAACTCGCGATCAATGTTTCCAAGCGTCAATCCGTAGTCAACTGTGTGTATAAGGTATCGTACTATACATTTTGCCTCGGTCCAATCCGTAGCTGATGGGCAACTGACTTTTCGGCTCAGGATTTCAACCGCCGCCGCGATATCCGGACGACTATTGACAACCGATTTTGAGCTACTCTCTGTCACTTTGTAGTACCCCGGATCCATTGGGTACTTTGATCCCTTAGCGTTTTCCAGACGAAACCTTGTCACCAACTTCTCGATTAATGCCTTCTGAGAAAATCACAAAGAAACCATCCAAATTCCTTCGCACACGGATTCCTAAGAAACTTCTTATGCCACCTAATCTGGTTATCTTCAGCCGTTCCTGCAAAGCTTGCCACTTTTCAATTTCCTCCTCCTGTGCGCACCAGCAGCAGATCATTCACATATATTATCAAATACATTCACCCGTTCTTGCTACACCGTTTACGGTATAAACATGAATCGGAATTACACTCCTCGAATCCAAGTTGCTTGAGTATGTCCGTCAGCGGTCAACACggacacggtcaagcagtttgaccaacattgactccacctctcgtttgttcaaacatccatcaagttttaccaacagcggcacgaacaatcaatttattcgaccaacaatatcacacacgaacgaccgaagcgccaacttcagcaccaaccatcaaaaaatatatgggggtttgtgcaacttcactacaaatgctcaaacatgttcggcgaaccttgactccgcccccgacaacGCAACTCAAactaaaatcaaaccgttttatttttttccaaccgagccgccaactgtcaaatggttgttcgaacaacttcacacacgttcaaacaaagcagcatccgaagcgttttcttgggggcggagtcaatgttcgtcaaactgcttgactggtgtgtacgctgcattatGTCAAACCCTCGCAGCATGCTTCAATCCGTAGATGCTACGCTTTAACTTGCACACTTTCTTCTCATTCCCCTGCACTGCGTATCCCGGTGGCTGACGCATATACACCACCTATATAATCCAGCTTTCCGCACAAATACGTTGATTTTATGTTTAAGTGTTTCACGTGCATCCGACGATGGCCTGTTACAGTCAACAGTACTCGAAATGTTGAACACATTGCCACAGGAGCAAATATCTCTTCGAAATCCGACCCGAATCGTTGGATGTAGCCTTGCACCACAAGTCTGGCCTTCACCCGCTCGTTGCCATGCTAACAAAATAGTCATCAAAACATACTGGCAATACTCCTCTGGTAGAGCAACGTGAGCTCTCACGTTGGATTCCCTCTCCCGGAGCAGCGACGTTCTCTTCACCGTAGTACAATTCTTCAGCCGATCCATACCGGTTCATATCTTCTTCTTTATCAGGCCCTTCCTCGGGTTCAGCTGCAGGTGCCACGTGGCACGTGACACTACCGGGCCCGATGGCGGTTCTAACTCGACTGTCGAGTCGATTCAGTTGCTTCCAGCTTCCGCTCGGTGATACTCGGCTGATGGTGATCCGTCCGAGCAACATATCCAACAGCCATGGGCCTTGTGCTCGTTGAAGTATTTTCTTGCGTATCTCGGCTGGAGTTTCGCAACCAAAAATCCGAAAGTGTTCGTACGATGGAAGTGTTACGTACCACTTCTCGAAGGGACTCATTCCAATGGACCTAGAAACAACCCGATTCTGAATATAGGTTGCCGTCAGAATCGCCTTTCCCCAGTACTTTTGATCCAATTTCGCCTCCAACAGCATACAGAGTGCCATCTCCTTCAGCATGTATCGGTTTCGTCTCTCTAATACGCCATTCTGTTGTGGCGAGTAGGGCGCGCTGAACTGGCTTACGATGCCTTCTGTCCGCAAGTAGTCCTGCAAATCCTTGCTGATAAATTCTCCGCCACCGTCTGACTGTAGCACCTTGGGAGTTTTTCCAGTCTGCGTCCGGCAGAAGCTGATAAagtctttgtttttttttcttcggctTCAGACTTCTTCTTTAGAAGGTACACGAATGCCATCCGTGTATGGTCATCAACCAAACAAAGGAAGTATCGATTCCTACGGCTTCTCCAGAGATTGATGTGACACGCTGCTGAACGAAACTCTATGCTCGAACTCTGCTGCTTGGACATTGTTCACTTATCTTATCCATCACCCGTTCTTCTCATGGAAATACTTCAGAAAACTTTTGGATAAAAAATGTTCACTTTCGGCTTGTTATCGGCCAATTGCTATGCTGCACAAACTGCTAAGAGCTCCTGGGCCCATAACTTGATAGAAATAAAAGCGTTCGAACAGGTTACAAAGAATAGCAACAAATGATTGTATTACACTGCATACAAATACAACGCTTACTATGGTAGCGTTTTTTCGGATTTGCACTGAGTAtggaaaacataaaaaaaatctcgcttttatttatgagcatgagcattatgaccgcacaattcgtagttgctactccgtgattgactgaacttgcgaaatttttcagagaacacaaaaaatggggcttgggagtatttagctacccattctcaatatacacgtttcgggagctcaaatatctaaagtcaataacggcgccgaccacgtccttacggtcatataggaagggaaggattgttagtccgactctcgttgctactatgGACCGAGTATACCAATATGATGTAAAGGAGCAATATGATGTAAAGGAGGTGTGGTGATCACTTTGTGTATTACACAGAAGATTACTTGTAGTAGTGCGTCGTTTCTTCCGCGGCTTAGCAACGTCTCAATCACCTGACGACGGCTGACGTCACAAAGTTTGTTACTAAATTTTCTTCTGTTTCCCCTCCAAGCGTTGCGCAGTGCACCGTCGTGCCTAAGGGTAACCAGCATTTTGTTATTGTTATCCCATCAATAACAGGAAAAAATGTTCCGTGGTGAGGGTAATTCATTCTGtttcaaataacttttgatcTTTTTTTCAGGATGTCCTCGATAACATTTCAGCATACCAAGGATAATGAGCATTATGTGATTTACATGCCTCAAAATTGGAACCAGAATATAGGACTATAGTGTAAAAAATAATGTGCAATTATGTATTAGTAGTCTACAGTCTATAGTCTGGAAAAAATATGCCCACGGAAGATGGCAGGAATGCTTAATTAATGTTGAAAACCTACTAATTTCACCACGAAATTGTTCTGATTTGAAGTGCGTATATTGATCTTACCGTTGATGCTAGTATTTAATTTCTTTGAATGATATTTTCGTTTTGTTAGCGGCAAAAAGACGTTAAAGATTAGACTATGGTTGAATAATTAAATGAAACCGTATGACGTCACAGACATTCTCCTCAAATTGTATTTACGTTTACAGCTTACTAACACTACTAAGCGCCGAGTTCCTCCACACCTTTCTTTTAGCATATtgcgagtatacctctgcattaTAACTCCTTTATAACGTTCCTTGTTCCAAACGTGGCTAGGAAACTCGTTTCATGCGAAATTGTTGACAGTTCAATATACATGCAAACCCAGCATAAACGcaacataatttttgaatgaacTTAAAGGGTGTTCATTTACTAGGGTTGGAACTGAATAGCTATCACAATCGAACGTTTTCGAACTTTTGGAAGACGTCAAGAAGCGAGGGGTGAGAAACTATCTCTTAACGAAGTTTGCATCGAATTAAGGACGGTATTTAGCAAATTGTGTGCCTTCTAAGAAATTTCTATCTCCAAAGATAACTAGGCTTTTCTGGGGTAATACAACATGCTGACaaacagtgttgtcctacactcagtgcaaaaaattctgctctttgattttactccatctaaacggtTTTATAGTCTTAGATAAATAAGTTcaactaagggtctgtctcatttggagaattaaactgaaattaaaattaaaagtgacatttcaataattatcaaataaccctgctcgcagagcaagattagttttgacagatatcgaatcattttgcatcgatgtcttattggaattgctggatagcaccaaccattcttatgattgggttatttgctaatttttgaactgtcacttttaagtttaattctccaaatgagacagagcctaatagagggatatttgaattttctaaacgTCATGTCatactgtcaaaaaaatgcacgccagagccacaggagcgcgcgcgctgtGTATTTCcagtgcgcgcgctcctgtggctctggccagcgtctattatatagagttgcgcaaagaggatcttcttacacttattctgaatgatcttgttattctgtttgcaactttcatttttggtCAACCCTtgaagtgacttcacgggagtgttcactgctaaagctttttaattcgataaccaaatcacccacagagtgcaaacacgtgagtttcttgttgctactttattggtgggtgtattgaagttttttgaagctgtttctagaacaaatctaatacatttcaattcatgcgttttaattctcCATAATAAttattaggcgataacaatacttccgccttaccaacaagcatttgtttactttgctcgataggtagacggtttgacagttcaataggtagatttggcttcactctttgcgtaactctatatataatagactctggctctggcgtgcatttttttgacagttcgaaatgacatttagtaaattcaaatatccctctattagttgaacttacttagttaagactataaaatcgtttagatgaagtaaaatcaaagagcagaattttttgcactgagtgtaggacaacactgctgaCAAACATTATTTATTTGAACTATTGTTACCTAGTTTTGTTCTACTTAAGTGATCACGAATTTTCCTATCATAACTTCTAATACACAATTTGGCTTATAACTACTAAAAATAACCAGAGCGACTTACGGTTTTTTCCGGATTACTGTGGGTCGTGGACTGACTTATGGAGCTGCTGGGAAACCACTGAATGGTATTGGTGATCGTCGAAACCGCCCGCTCGACTGGCGTGTCAGATCGTGCCAGGTCAAAGCAACGGGTTGTTCCTTTAGATATTGATGAGGAAACTCTGGCTCGGCTTGCCGCACCGGAAAGTCAAATGGATGGAAAGTTGATTATCCGATTATCCGTTTCGCCAGGTGGGAATTCTCGGGATTTCTTGGGTGGTCCggaacaagatggcgtcttccaCAATGGCGTCGACTACTAGCACTAGACAAACTACTGACCGACACTGTTCTCGAGGTAAAGCGTTAGACTCTCCCTTGTAATGTCGAAAACCCCTCTTCTGCATTTGCCTCCAATGGAGAACAAGCAGGGTAGATTTCTGGCTCAGGGGCATCTGGGAAAATGGGAAGGTCCAGTCGGGAAGATTTGTCCACGTGGGCCGCCTGGTCTGTGGTTTTGGGCCTAAATAAACGGAAAAAGGCCGCGTTTGGCGTTAAAGAAAAGGAGATCGCACAAATACCCGCATTTGGTGGAGCCAATGCTTAAATATTTGAAACCGTCGGTTAcagcatctccacgattgtcttgggataggatatcgttttagttacaaaggataatttatctggattcacttcggtaagtgatgcgatctatgggatgagaaataacactaatacgctGTTTCGcgacgagttaaaagttaaaacatgcacgcccgttGGCATATGAAGactgaggagattcgcgttttggatgACCGAACGGACGCGCAGTactctgtacttacttgccTAATAGCTACTGCAAAcctgagagagagaagacagctcgctttatttacgttcatcctaatgtcaccgcgatccagtcactgcgaaccgaaaaataaacactgcgatgcaacttcaaatggtcgtaaccaaaattatttatttggcaATTTATGTTCGCAACTTTTCTTATATCTGCTACAGTGAATTGAACCCGTAATTATTCATGTGAATAATCCCGTATTATGAGAAATAAGTTTTGTTCCACGTTAGAAATTTCATAACCATTGAAATCAGCTAATTCGAACAAGTTTTTGTTGGAGTGAAAAATGTTGCTTCCGACGTTATGAAATGTTACTTTGATTTGTTGAGTTTCCACGGTTTCCacacaaataaagaagaagaagacatagtaaataaacgatctgtcagtgagCTGGCTTCTCTCTCTCAGCTGCAAACtacttccgcacaaagcaaaactaaatttggACGACCGACGACTccaattactggagaaacatgactcataaaaaatctcgctattatttaaaatatttatttttatcagtAAAATACTTAAAACTGTAAGTTTTATTACCGAATTGACCGTTTTATTTGGTCAACGGCAATCCGATGGCGAAAGAGTGGAAAGCACTGCTATTATTGCATGTATGAAACAAGCGATAGAAGTGACTGTAGGATAATGAAAACTTCTAGTTTCTAATCCTCTCAACTTAAGCTCAATCTGTGCAAAGTCAAACAAATGTATAAATATCTCCTCTGTGTGGATCCCTGCAGCTAAGGGTCTGTATGTTCTAAGGATTTCGAAAACTCTACTACAACGTATGAAAGTCCTTTACAACTTCTTTATTATATTAAGTCACATTGCGTTGAACTCGCTTGCTACATACCCTACAAGAACGAACTGCTTATTTTTTACTCTTTCCCTTCGTTCCTTTCTTCCCCTTTTTCTTCTTCGACTTCTTGCTCTTGCGTTTCTCTTGCGCCGCTCTCCATGCCCTCTGTATAACACGAGCTGCGTGCTCCTTCTTGAACATCTCAACTTGTTCTTCAAACCGCTccatttcaaacatttcgacGCTAACCTTCAGCTGGTTGTATTTCTCCATCTCCGGCTCGTAGACTGTCTCCGTCCATTCCATAAACTGATCGACTTCATCCTCCAGCACCTTTATTTCCTTCATTGGTTCGCCGACGAACTTGTCGTACTTTTTCATCCACAGTTGCAACTGTACCGTGAGTTTCGTTATCTTTCGGCGCTTCTGGTTGTGTTCGTCGCACAAATCCCGATACTCGTTGTTTTGATCCAAGTCTAGATTTTTCTTGGCTGACTGTTTCTGAAGCTGTGCGAACGCAACGTCATCCGCTAGTTTAGCATCCGTAAGCTTCAGTTCGGACTCCTCAATGATCTCCCCAACTTCCCGACGACTTCGGTCGGTCAACGCGAAATTCTCCAGATTGGTTTCCTCGATAGCGGCATGCATCAAGTGGATTCGTTTCTTCAGATTCCGCATTCTTGCTCTGTTCGCTAGGATGGCCGTGATCCATTCTAGCTTATCTTCTGAATGAGATTGTCGTTTGAAGGGCAAGAGTAGTTCTTTCTCGATCGGCAGTTTGTCACCAAGGTTTCGAACTGCTTGCAGAATGTGATCATACTTTTCTGGAATCTGAATAAGATTTTAAGGACCTTCCCATTGAAATGGATAATGATAAAGTACCTCATATGTAGACAGTTTACGCTTTTGGTAAATTCGCTTCAGTCCTTCAACCATGTCATTTGCATCCAATTTCAATAACTCAGTGATTTCGCCCCATAGTTCAGCTTGCTGTTGTCTACTACGTAAATTTTGAACACCGATCAGAACGGAGAAAAACAGTTTCAGATTATCTTTGAGTTCTTTAATGACAAGGTCGATCCATTTCTTTCGTTGTTGAAAGTCTAAAGCACGCCCAAATGGTGGATCTTGTCCTCCAAATGCAGCATCTTCTGTCCATCTTGTAGATGTGATTGTTCTTGCGAATTCCTGCtccatttttatgatttttttcgccTATTTATTCTCTTTTTATGATGCCTTTTCTACGCCATTCAGCTCCATATCTGTCAGTTCATTTACAGAGACGGCTCAAAGCCTACTTCAACTATCGGAACTATCACTCTTCTGAGGGACCTTCACCATGATCCATCTAACGGGTCAAAACCTCACCTCAAAAGAGGTGATCCAAAACATCTTCTCCCCGATCGTTGGAGCGATCATCTCCCCACAAGCGGAGGAATTATGCCAGAAAAATAATTTGACGTTCGTCGAGATGCTGCAACCCTTTCTGAAGCTATCCTCCGATGGTAAGTACCGTTGAAAATGCAACCTCGAACCGCAACCAACTCTGATCAATTCGCAGCGCACTTTCGCGACACGGCCGGAACCAGCGTGTCGATCAAGGGCCTACGAATAAACGTGTGCGATGTTAACTGGCGCCCACCGCAGACCATCCTGGCCAAGAAGATGCTCAACGAATCGGTAACGTCTGCCGTGGGGGAAAAGTTGCGCGCCATCAAACTGGACGACGGTAGCTTCGTGGACATTCCGGTTTCGGAGCCATGGTTCGAGCAGTGGCGTGAAACGTTTTTGACCGTGCAGTTTCCATCGGATCATGAGTTCACGAGGCATCTGTTGTGTTCGATGATCGTGGTGTCCAGTATCGACGTGAATCCGCTGGAAGTGGCTGGACAGTTGACGAAAAAAATCCAGATGATGCAGAACATTACGCCGCCCCGGTTGCCGAAGTGGTTCTCGGGCGATTCGCTGAACTGCTACGTGATGCTGCATGATGGGTGTTCGGGAGACATTAGCAAGTAAgtgttactatgtctgaaactcgatttgtgaaATTGAACAACATGTGAGAgatttagtttgaaaaatgtTGGATGATGGAAAAGGATGGAAAAAGGAGGGGGAAGGtaggatgaagaaagaaaaaggaataaggatgaaggaagaaagttGAAATATGTAAGAAAGAGtcaagaagaagtaagaaaaaaaaaacgaaaataaaaaaataaaaaggcaagaataaaaaataaagataataaaaaattaatttgaatgaggaaGTAAGATAAAAGAAGTAAGTTAGACGAAAAAGAAGGAAGTGTAGAGCGTAGATCACCGATCCCGGCAGATTACAAGGTGGACAACACTCCGACGGACTTGTAACACAAACGACCGGGAACTTTTCAGATTTCGCGTGTACGGTGGACGAGCAAATAAAAATCACGACTTCTGTTTACGAGCTTTACTTTTGGAATGAGAGACACAAAAAATCAATATACATTATAATGAAACGGGTATAATACTTTTTCACCTTTTCGCCGCATCATAGACATGATGGAAAGATGTCGTACTTTCTACACTCCTCCTCGATATTTTAGCGGGTATTGGACTCGGTTAAGCCCATCATCTCCGAGAATTGTTTCTGCTTCTAGCTTCCCAATGGCTTGATGAGGATGTCTGCGATCATAGTTTCCGAGGGGCAATATTCGACAACTACAATGCCTTTCTCCGACAAATCCTTGGCGAAATGTAGACGGGTGTCTATATGTTTAGATCGCCTGGATGAACGATCGATTGCTACAAAGTCGATGCAGCTAATATTGTCTTCCAGCATAGTAGTCGGACCTTTTTGCTTCTCATCAAAGTCTTGAAGTAGCTTTCGTAGCCACAGCGCTTCCCTGCAAGCCTCGGATAAGGCTATGTATTCGGCCTCCATTGTCGACAAAGAGACGCATGTCTGTTTTCGACTC comes from Armigeres subalbatus isolate Guangzhou_Male chromosome 2, GZ_Asu_2, whole genome shotgun sequence and encodes:
- the LOC134210564 gene encoding dynein regulatory complex protein 10-like, which produces MEQEFARTITSTRWTEDAAFGGQDPPFGRALDFQQRKKWIDLVIKELKDNLKLFFSVLIGVQNLRSRQQQAELWGEITELLKLDANDMVEGLKRIYQKRKLSTYEIPEKYDHILQAVRNLGDKLPIEKELLLPFKRQSHSEDKLEWITAILANRARMRNLKKRIHLMHAAIEETNLENFALTDRSRREVGEIIEESELKLTDAKLADDVAFAQLQKQSAKKNLDLDQNNEYRDLCDEHNQKRRKITKLTVQLQLWMKKYDKFVGEPMKEIKVLEDEVDQFMEWTETVYEPEMEKYNQLKVSVEMFEMERFEEQVEMFKKEHAARVIQRAWRAAQEKRKSKKSKKKKGKKGTKGKSKK